In Abyssibacter profundi, a single window of DNA contains:
- a CDS encoding oxidative damage protection protein, producing the protein MTRTVHCAKLDAELPALDRPPLPGEIGQRIYDQISRDAWAQWLSHQTMLINEYRLPLADPKARDFLMQEMEKFFFGGELAETGYTPPAEDG; encoded by the coding sequence ATGACCCGTACCGTGCATTGCGCAAAACTCGATGCCGAGCTGCCCGCCCTGGACCGCCCCCCACTGCCTGGCGAGATCGGGCAACGGATTTACGACCAGATCTCCCGCGATGCCTGGGCGCAGTGGCTGTCACACCAGACCATGCTCATCAACGAATACCGGCTGCCATTGGCCGACCCCAAGGCACGCGACTTTCTGATGCAGGAAATGGAAAAGTTCTTCTTCGGGGGCGAACTGGCCGAAACCGGCTACACACCCCCGGCAGAAGACGGTTGA
- the mutY gene encoding A/G-specific adenine glycosylase, translating to MLTWFDDHGRKHLPWQQPRTPYRVWVSEIMLQQTQVTVVVDYFTRFMTRFPSVESLASAQVDDVLSLWAGLGYYARGRNLHKAAQVLCEQHAGKLPADLAGLEALPGIGRSTAGAIVSMGFDQPAPILDGNVKRVLARHAGIDGWPGRSAVARQLWALAEDRLPSGRFADYSQASMDLGATVCTRHAPACHACPLNADCVAHRSHRTHELPAPKPKANRKRRRSQLWLIRNEQGHYLLERRPPVGIWGGLWSLPEADDATTPPLALVEPPRPGPVLVHELTHFTWELCPMSALARGAQAIADGDNMSWYAPDNLPGVPAPIRRLIEEDRAP from the coding sequence TTGCTCACATGGTTCGACGATCACGGCCGCAAACACCTGCCGTGGCAGCAGCCACGCACGCCGTACCGGGTCTGGGTCTCCGAGATCATGCTGCAGCAGACCCAAGTCACTGTAGTCGTCGATTACTTCACGCGCTTCATGACACGCTTTCCAAGCGTCGAGTCACTCGCCAGCGCACAGGTCGACGACGTGTTGTCGCTATGGGCGGGCCTCGGCTACTACGCTCGCGGCCGCAATCTTCATAAGGCGGCGCAGGTTCTGTGTGAACAGCACGCCGGCAAGCTCCCGGCGGATTTGGCGGGACTGGAAGCACTACCCGGCATCGGCCGGTCAACCGCCGGTGCCATTGTGTCCATGGGTTTCGACCAGCCGGCGCCCATCCTCGATGGCAACGTCAAACGCGTACTGGCGCGCCATGCGGGTATCGACGGCTGGCCGGGACGCAGTGCCGTCGCGCGCCAGCTTTGGGCGCTTGCTGAAGACCGGCTTCCCTCCGGACGCTTCGCCGACTACAGCCAGGCCTCCATGGACCTCGGCGCCACGGTTTGCACCCGTCATGCCCCCGCATGCCACGCATGCCCTCTGAACGCTGACTGCGTCGCGCATCGCAGCCACCGAACCCATGAACTCCCCGCTCCGAAGCCCAAGGCCAATCGCAAGCGGCGCCGCTCACAGCTGTGGTTGATTCGCAACGAGCAGGGGCACTACCTGCTGGAGCGCAGACCCCCCGTGGGCATCTGGGGGGGACTCTGGTCGCTGCCGGAAGCCGACGATGCCACGACCCCGCCGCTAGCGCTGGTGGAACCGCCGCGCCCCGGGCCGGTGCTCGTCCACGAACTGACCCATTTCACCTGGGAGCTGTGCCCGATGTCAGCGCTTGCCCGGGGTGCACAGGCCATCGCTGATGGCGACAATATGAGCTGGTACGCCCCCGACAACCTACCGGGCGTACCCGCGCCCATCCGCCGACTCATCGAAGAGGACCGTGCCCCATGA
- a CDS encoding SRPBCC family protein, producing the protein MGAASALLSTQATAADVQSLQVEHVGSRHTVAMTVQLDSSPSDAYAVLTQFDQLPAINPAVQRATIRHQPSTHKAVLETDVRVCVLWFCKLLEQVQDMELAPAANGGSVSAHVRPDESNLRYGLANWRIWPCEQRTCLSFTAEIEPDFWVPPVIGPWVIRRKLEQEAVQTSEGIERLAAELR; encoded by the coding sequence ATGGGGGCGGCTAGCGCCCTGCTCTCGACCCAGGCCACGGCCGCCGATGTCCAATCACTGCAGGTCGAGCATGTCGGCAGTCGGCACACTGTGGCCATGACCGTCCAGCTCGATAGCAGCCCGTCGGATGCCTACGCCGTGCTGACGCAGTTCGATCAGCTCCCCGCCATCAACCCGGCGGTACAACGCGCGACCATCCGCCACCAGCCATCGACTCACAAGGCCGTGCTGGAAACCGATGTCCGTGTGTGCGTGCTGTGGTTCTGCAAGCTGCTCGAACAAGTGCAGGACATGGAACTCGCCCCCGCTGCGAATGGCGGTTCGGTTAGCGCGCACGTCCGGCCGGACGAAAGCAATCTCCGCTACGGCCTTGCCAACTGGCGCATCTGGCCTTGCGAGCAGCGGACCTGCCTGTCGTTTACAGCCGAGATCGAACCTGACTTCTGGGTCCCTCCGGTGATCGGCCCCTGGGTCATCCGCCGCAAACTGGAACAGGAAGCCGTACAGACCTCTGAAGGAATTGAACGCCTTGCCGCCGAGCTACGCTGA
- a CDS encoding AsmA family protein translates to MAKPLKIALVILGLFVTLVVVAAVGLVMTFDPNDYRAEIESIVEEETGRDLAMRGDLELSIFPWLGVETNDVVLGNAEGFGPDPFAEIGYFGVSIRLLPLLDKQIQIGTVRLDGMRLNLARDASGQTNWDDLIAASEAEDTEPEEPPAPSTETGFEITNLAVEAIEIDDAAVTWRDDSTGQRVALSDFSLSTGRISANATHPIPVSSRFVVSLSQPATTLTIDLVAKLAADTDAGQFTLDNLRLEGTAEGDAVPAGKQQFTVATSAQLDQPAGVAKLTELTVQAAGITLKGTADATELNGEAPQLSGQLVAERFNPRSVLRALAIEPPATEDNSVLQSATLDARFSAGGTSAEIRQLTLTLDDTTLTGTAGVQDFERQALAFDLDVDRINLDRYLPPPTESPETTDTDEPQGGDINEIELPLDVLAGLNVDGRFAIAELQASGMTFNDATLRVQGKPGQPLQQSLTAKAYGGDVSIENRVAGAADASPTYRFQGSLDELLFGNLLQDLVDKDWLQGKGLVTYDLTSQGRTVGDLRRHLSGTLQFGLSDGAIKGIDISRVLTAAESKLRGESTEAQAGGETRFNRFGGSMTLKNGVAKTTDFSAGADQFTLAAKGSVNLVSMELDYQLNPVLTAAPGGSRLDALVGKPIPVTVTGPVTSPKVRVDVKSLLRAEADERIEAEKEELRQKAEEERARLEEKVEAEKERAREKLRDRLGDFLQRGTDQSTEQTTTEPADGGG, encoded by the coding sequence ATGGCCAAACCGCTGAAAATCGCACTCGTCATCCTCGGACTGTTTGTCACCCTGGTGGTGGTAGCCGCCGTCGGTCTCGTGATGACTTTCGACCCCAATGACTACCGCGCCGAGATCGAGAGCATCGTCGAAGAGGAAACGGGTCGCGATCTTGCAATGCGCGGTGACCTGGAGCTGTCGATCTTCCCCTGGCTCGGTGTCGAGACCAACGATGTGGTGCTGGGCAATGCGGAGGGATTCGGGCCAGACCCCTTTGCCGAGATCGGCTATTTCGGGGTCAGCATTCGACTATTGCCCCTGCTCGATAAGCAGATCCAGATCGGCACCGTGCGTTTGGATGGCATGCGCCTGAACCTGGCGCGCGATGCATCGGGGCAGACGAACTGGGATGACCTGATCGCCGCCTCCGAGGCGGAGGACACAGAACCTGAAGAACCGCCCGCCCCCTCGACCGAGACCGGATTCGAAATCACGAACTTGGCCGTCGAAGCCATCGAAATCGACGATGCGGCGGTTACCTGGCGTGATGACAGCACCGGCCAGCGTGTCGCGCTGTCGGACTTCAGCCTGTCCACGGGGCGCATTTCAGCCAACGCCACCCACCCGATCCCCGTGTCCAGCCGATTCGTGGTTTCGCTGTCGCAGCCGGCAACGACGCTGACCATTGACCTGGTTGCAAAGCTCGCTGCCGACACGGATGCCGGCCAGTTCACGCTGGACAATCTGCGCCTGGAAGGCACCGCCGAGGGCGACGCAGTACCGGCCGGCAAGCAGCAGTTCACCGTGGCCACCAGCGCCCAGCTCGATCAACCTGCCGGGGTGGCCAAGCTCACCGAACTGACGGTGCAAGCCGCCGGGATCACCCTGAAAGGAACCGCGGACGCCACCGAGCTCAACGGCGAAGCGCCCCAGCTATCGGGGCAGCTCGTCGCCGAACGCTTCAATCCACGCAGCGTGTTGCGCGCCTTGGCGATCGAACCCCCTGCGACCGAGGACAATTCGGTGTTGCAGTCGGCCACGCTGGATGCGCGCTTTAGCGCCGGCGGTACATCGGCGGAGATTCGCCAGCTCACACTGACGCTCGACGACACAACCCTGACCGGCACGGCCGGTGTCCAGGATTTTGAGCGCCAGGCGTTGGCCTTTGATCTCGACGTCGATCGCATCAACCTGGATCGGTACCTACCCCCGCCCACCGAATCGCCAGAGACCACCGACACCGACGAACCCCAGGGTGGCGACATCAACGAGATTGAACTGCCATTGGATGTCCTGGCCGGTCTGAACGTCGACGGCCGATTTGCCATCGCCGAATTGCAGGCGTCGGGGATGACATTTAATGACGCCACCTTGCGTGTGCAGGGCAAGCCCGGCCAGCCGCTACAGCAATCTCTGACCGCCAAGGCCTATGGCGGTGATGTCAGTATCGAGAACCGGGTGGCGGGCGCCGCCGACGCATCGCCCACCTACCGCTTCCAGGGGTCGCTGGATGAATTGCTATTCGGGAATCTACTGCAAGATCTGGTGGACAAGGACTGGCTACAGGGCAAGGGCCTGGTGACGTATGACCTCACCAGCCAGGGGCGCACGGTGGGTGACCTGCGCCGCCATCTCAGCGGCACACTCCAATTCGGTCTGTCAGATGGTGCCATTAAAGGCATCGACATCAGTCGCGTTCTCACCGCTGCCGAGTCCAAGCTGCGCGGAGAAAGCACCGAAGCGCAGGCCGGTGGCGAAACCCGCTTTAACCGGTTTGGCGGATCCATGACACTGAAGAACGGCGTCGCCAAGACCACCGACTTCAGTGCCGGAGCAGACCAGTTCACGCTCGCAGCAAAAGGCTCGGTCAATCTGGTGTCCATGGAACTGGACTACCAGCTGAACCCGGTGCTGACAGCCGCCCCCGGGGGCTCACGGCTGGATGCACTCGTGGGCAAACCCATTCCGGTCACGGTGACCGGCCCGGTGACCAGCCCCAAGGTGCGTGTCGACGTCAAGAGTTTGCTCAGGGCCGAGGCCGATGAACGTATCGAGGCCGAGAAAGAGGAACTGCGGCAAAAGGCTGAAGAGGAAAGGGCACGGCTGGAAGAGAAAGTTGAAGCAGAGAAAGAGCGTGCCCGTGAGAAACTCCGCGACAGGCTTGGGGATTTCCTCCAGCGCGGAACGGACCAGAGCACTGAACAAACCACGACTGAACCTGCTGATGGGGGCGGCTAG
- a CDS encoding fibronectin type III domain-containing protein: MKLIDSRRLLVCAALSISGAALASEPPSHDVTVPTVPGDTITLEWTGVVPAGASGAATNSCIVGSTTVEDGHIVNLTVPEGLYDSVAVTANFTIAWEEAGSDLVLTVNYEGAEAASSDGGTPSETVVLNNPAQGEFDARGCSFAAVVDTPYTGTLTLTAVPLGGGVGSSPEAGTGNAAGLAPRFQTYAPDYPKLGFGMFGGEATMDVNVNTGSLFYIGFLETLRLQLDESTSPAGETWENKSGTLNSKTTSDPILVADRDTGRVFAQQLIVGEGNSLSEFTDDDGETWTPGGGGGIRSGADHQSLGVGPYPADTLIPHPLYPNAVYYCSQDIALVFCSRSDDGGLTFGPGVPIYTLAECQGLHGHVKIAPNGIVYLPVAGCPSPIVDSANSVPAVVVSEDAGVTWEIRPITTAELGSGGHGSDPSVAIADDNTVYYTYMDARNGEPHIVRSLDNGVTWERDVNLGALAGITAAEFPATVAGDGDRAAVAFFGTTFTGDGDPNGEAFPGAWHLYNASTFDGGQTYHVVNVTPNDPVQRGGLCSGGFCRNLLDFFDSVIDPEGRILISYEDGCIGGCPNGSHPTFSDQAVIARQEGGPRMFAAMDPVEPAAPRAPRVEGYRNEVFAYIEWPAPDNGGAEITGYTIYRGTASGSLAVLATTEKQRSFVDEGLDAETTYYYAVEATNAQGSSGLGNELALAMGDNAIDQQAGCALPGIQMAIDRTLEPEAQPPQRDLTGVFVAEPEALPGTLAFNLPTVAAVPPEQGGDRFYVYFDVAPGGERFELRAVGDGLGGVASGVFRQIPDPTTGNLDGVEQIGELTSDSVFNTDGSVTMVVEKALLGIEQGDTLLQIYASTLPGAAGSNILTEEAGYFDYTLVGNDYCSRGGLPVPPVTVTPVDPGTPSGGDQAATGGAGGALGLWLLAGLGGLVLRRRRI; encoded by the coding sequence ATGAAACTGATCGACTCCCGGCGCCTGCTGGTTTGCGCCGCCCTTTCGATTTCGGGAGCCGCACTGGCATCCGAGCCACCCTCACACGATGTCACGGTGCCCACCGTGCCTGGCGACACCATTACGCTGGAGTGGACGGGCGTTGTTCCTGCGGGGGCTTCGGGTGCCGCGACCAATTCCTGCATCGTGGGCAGCACCACGGTCGAGGATGGTCATATCGTCAATCTGACGGTGCCGGAGGGCTTGTACGATTCGGTTGCCGTAACGGCGAACTTCACCATTGCCTGGGAAGAAGCGGGTTCGGACCTCGTGCTCACCGTGAACTACGAGGGCGCGGAGGCCGCATCCAGTGATGGCGGCACGCCATCGGAAACCGTGGTGCTCAACAATCCGGCGCAGGGCGAGTTTGATGCACGCGGATGCTCATTCGCGGCCGTTGTTGATACGCCGTACACGGGGACACTCACGTTAACAGCGGTGCCGCTGGGCGGTGGTGTCGGTAGTTCCCCTGAAGCCGGGACGGGTAATGCAGCCGGTCTGGCCCCGCGTTTCCAAACCTATGCGCCGGACTATCCGAAGCTGGGCTTTGGCATGTTTGGCGGCGAGGCGACGATGGACGTCAACGTGAACACCGGCAGCCTGTTCTATATCGGCTTTCTGGAGACGCTGCGTCTGCAGCTGGATGAAAGCACTTCGCCTGCAGGTGAGACCTGGGAGAACAAGAGCGGCACGCTGAACAGCAAGACGACCTCCGACCCGATCCTGGTTGCCGACCGTGACACCGGGCGCGTCTTTGCCCAGCAGTTGATCGTGGGTGAGGGCAATAGCCTGTCCGAATTCACCGATGATGATGGCGAAACCTGGACCCCCGGTGGCGGTGGCGGCATTCGCTCCGGCGCGGATCACCAGTCACTCGGCGTGGGCCCTTATCCGGCCGATACGCTGATCCCGCATCCGCTGTATCCCAATGCGGTTTACTACTGTTCGCAGGATATCGCGCTGGTGTTCTGCTCGCGATCGGATGATGGCGGCCTGACATTTGGTCCCGGCGTGCCGATCTACACCCTCGCCGAATGTCAGGGGCTGCACGGTCACGTCAAAATTGCGCCCAACGGGATCGTCTACCTGCCGGTGGCGGGTTGTCCTTCACCCATCGTCGATTCGGCCAACTCGGTACCGGCGGTTGTGGTCTCGGAAGATGCCGGTGTGACCTGGGAAATTCGGCCGATCACCACAGCCGAACTCGGCTCCGGTGGGCACGGCTCGGACCCCTCGGTGGCCATTGCTGACGACAACACCGTGTACTACACGTACATGGACGCCCGAAACGGCGAGCCCCATATCGTTCGCTCGCTTGATAACGGCGTGACCTGGGAACGCGACGTGAACCTCGGTGCCTTGGCGGGCATCACAGCTGCGGAGTTCCCGGCGACGGTGGCTGGCGATGGCGATCGAGCGGCGGTGGCCTTCTTCGGCACGACGTTTACCGGGGACGGCGATCCGAATGGTGAGGCATTCCCCGGCGCGTGGCATTTGTACAATGCCTCCACCTTCGATGGCGGTCAGACTTATCACGTCGTGAACGTGACGCCGAACGATCCGGTCCAGCGTGGTGGGCTTTGCAGCGGCGGGTTCTGCCGTAATTTGCTGGATTTCTTTGACTCGGTCATCGACCCGGAAGGCCGCATCCTGATCTCTTACGAGGATGGTTGTATCGGCGGTTGCCCGAACGGCTCACACCCGACGTTCTCGGATCAAGCCGTGATCGCTCGCCAGGAAGGTGGGCCGCGGATGTTCGCAGCCATGGACCCCGTGGAACCCGCAGCGCCGCGTGCACCGCGCGTGGAAGGCTACCGCAACGAAGTCTTCGCCTACATCGAGTGGCCGGCTCCGGACAACGGCGGCGCCGAGATTACGGGCTACACGATTTATCGCGGCACGGCGTCCGGCAGTCTGGCTGTTCTGGCCACCACGGAGAAACAGCGCAGTTTTGTCGATGAGGGGCTGGACGCGGAGACCACCTATTACTACGCGGTTGAAGCGACCAACGCGCAGGGCAGCAGCGGGCTGGGGAACGAACTCGCGTTGGCCATGGGCGACAACGCCATCGATCAGCAGGCGGGCTGCGCCTTGCCGGGCATCCAGATGGCGATTGACCGGACGCTCGAGCCCGAAGCCCAGCCACCACAGCGCGACCTCACGGGCGTGTTTGTGGCGGAGCCGGAGGCTTTGCCAGGCACGCTGGCGTTCAACCTGCCCACGGTGGCCGCGGTACCGCCGGAGCAGGGGGGTGATCGCTTTTATGTCTACTTCGACGTGGCACCCGGAGGCGAACGCTTTGAACTTCGCGCTGTAGGCGACGGTTTGGGTGGTGTGGCCTCGGGCGTATTCCGCCAGATCCCGGATCCGACTACCGGCAATCTGGATGGTGTCGAGCAGATTGGTGAACTCACGTCTGACAGTGTGTTTAACACCGATGGCTCGGTCACCATGGTGGTGGAAAAAGCCTTGTTGGGTATCGAGCAGGGCGACACGTTATTGCAGATTTATGCATCGACGCTGCCGGGTGCGGCCGGTTCGAACATCCTGACCGAAGAGGCGGGCTACTTCGACTACACGCTGGTCGGCAATGATTACTGCTCACGCGGAGGGTTGCCGGTGCCGCCCGTGACGGTGACACCGGTGGATCCAGGAACGCCTTCCGGTGGTGATCAGGCCGCGACGGGTGGTGCCGGTGGCGCGCTTGGACTCTGGCTGCTGGCCGGTCTGGGTGGGCTGGTATTGCGACGCCGCCGGATCTGA
- a CDS encoding alpha/beta hydrolase family esterase has protein sequence MTTHTVRSGPLGPVFALLAALLLAACSSGGGGSDPVAGDPNDPGNPTDPSDPSDPIGEVDSGVPTEKTLTVDGEERSFVIYAPSSTDNKSRKLAGLPAVIIFHGTTQNSDTPFSESGGANQEWLEIAEEEGVVLVAPNGSNLVTGSPDGDMQTWNNCGASPISGQGDDIAFVDALLDALVAAGIDDQRIYTTGGSNGGKFSYRVAIELSSRIAGIAAFSATLEVGAECGTPETPVPTMIVNGTLDPVLMASELSGTLTPQTGTEDTVAFWVQANGANPTPAQAGDLPDTNPDDGSTITRMLYTGQAGSAPVLWYQVNGGGHYIPSQDHDFATASVFIPVFGRQNRDVEGAREAWAFFTTGQ, from the coding sequence ATGACCACGCACACTGTTCGCTCTGGGCCGTTAGGCCCTGTCTTCGCCCTGCTTGCAGCGCTGCTGCTCGCGGCCTGTAGCAGTGGTGGTGGCGGCAGCGATCCGGTGGCAGGTGACCCGAACGATCCGGGCAACCCCACCGACCCGAGTGATCCCTCCGACCCCATCGGGGAAGTCGATTCCGGCGTACCGACCGAGAAGACACTGACCGTCGACGGCGAAGAACGCAGCTTCGTGATTTACGCGCCGAGCTCCACGGACAACAAGTCCCGCAAGCTGGCTGGGCTGCCCGCGGTCATCATTTTCCACGGCACGACACAGAACTCCGACACGCCGTTTAGCGAAAGCGGCGGTGCCAACCAGGAGTGGCTGGAAATCGCCGAGGAAGAAGGCGTGGTACTCGTCGCACCCAATGGTTCGAATCTGGTCACCGGGTCGCCCGACGGGGACATGCAGACATGGAACAATTGCGGCGCCTCCCCCATCTCCGGCCAGGGCGATGACATCGCCTTTGTCGATGCCCTGCTGGATGCCCTCGTCGCAGCAGGCATCGACGACCAACGCATCTACACCACGGGCGGCTCCAACGGCGGCAAGTTCTCCTACCGCGTGGCGATCGAGTTATCGTCGCGTATTGCCGGCATCGCGGCGTTCTCGGCAACACTAGAAGTCGGGGCAGAATGCGGGACGCCGGAGACCCCGGTGCCGACCATGATCGTCAATGGCACGCTCGACCCCGTGCTCATGGCCAGCGAACTATCCGGCACCTTGACGCCTCAAACCGGCACCGAAGACACCGTGGCCTTCTGGGTTCAGGCCAACGGCGCTAACCCAACGCCGGCGCAAGCGGGCGACCTACCCGACACCAACCCCGATGACGGCAGCACGATCACGCGCATGCTGTACACCGGTCAAGCCGGCTCCGCCCCGGTACTTTGGTATCAGGTCAACGGCGGGGGGCATTACATCCCCAGCCAGGATCACGACTTTGCAACCGCTTCGGTGTTTATTCCCGTTTTCGGTCGCCAGAATCGAGACGTGGAAGGCGCACGAGAGGCCTGGGCTTTCTTCACCACTGGCCAGTAG